The Hippocampus zosterae strain Florida chromosome 19, ASM2543408v3, whole genome shotgun sequence region TCCTAGACGTaaataccatgaaataaaaggtGGAATTCTCaacttttgttttatatttatcttGACCGGGAGCCAAAATGTCTTCAGtttacaagaaaaacaaaggaaCTGACCTTGCCATTCCAATACTTTTAGAAGGGGCTATAAACCTCCCCTAAAAATACCGGTTGATAAAACACTGGgtataaacacacaaatacgaGTCTTTTTCCACACAAATACTTCCTTGAATTATGACCGGGGACGACTATTTTGCTGAATCTCTGTGTTAAAGTGACTTATTGATCTAATAAATAGTTCAAAGAACTTCTATGAGACTGTGTTTTGGTTGCGAGTCACAGTTCAAGGGTCGCCAATGGACCAGTGACTCCATGAGGCCGCGGCAGATGAAAGGCAAGAGCCGATTAGACGCCACATCGAGACACCGCCACCCCTTCCCAGCGTGCACTGGTGTCTGACACCTCGTCATCGCGCCAATCATAGCCCGGCCCTCGGGGGCATCGTGGTGAAACGGCAGGATGTGAAATGTTGAAGGAAGCCGGCTCCCTTTATGCTCAACCCCGTAACCGCCCGAGAGGTTTTCATCTCAGTCatactcatttcacattgtgggccacatacggactcggtagatgtcaagtgggccggaccattaatgTTATCTCAtgctctgctataaataaccaaaaatatcatgtctttcctttgttttggtatcaaGACGCATTGATACTGTTtgatgtgttgggtctgtctcagtgacagactgagactgctgttttcttctctgatcaaaacaatgtgctCCCTAGTGGAAAAtccatgaagtacattttatgaaaaatatacactctgtctttaatgcatttttttcacttttaaattagcCTGCGGGCCTGACCGAACCTCATTGGGGTCGGTTCCGGCCCGcgtgccgtatgtttgacacccccaccttatcgtgttatcaagtgacagggtgcatgaaatggttcAAATTGGATGAAACGGATTCAATCACATTTGTGCATTGTGAAATCGCATCTCCTACATACCGTTCCCACAAGGGGATAGATGAAGCCAGCGCCGATGCTGGCGCGAACATCTCGGATTGGCAAAATGAACCCAGTGGGGGCGCCTTTCTTGTCCGGCATGTGGGACAGGGAAAGGTGAGTCTTGGCCATGCAGATTGGTAAAGAACCAtagcccttttttggggggagggtaaAGAAAATTAGACTACAATAGTTGAAATCCATTTCAGACAAATAAGTGCTGCTAAATCTCACCTGCTGATCATAGTCATTTATTTTGTCCACAGCCTCTGAGGACAGCTCAATGTCATCAGCTCCATACACCTTTTGGGCGATGGTTCGAATCTTTTCCACTATTGGCATCTATCACacccaggaaaaacaaaagagaggaTGTGGGGAGCAATTTGATTGCGTGAATATGCATTCATGGGACGAGAGAGGTAGAAAGCAATGTTACAGTACTGCATGGTGTAAAAGAAGCATAGCCGAGTTCGACCCACAGGAAAGACAttgtttcactttcaaattGTCCAATGCTTGGAATTTTCAACTTCTCAACAGGAAATACCCTGAGATGTCTGCGGTCCTCCATTAAAGCAGATGGATTATTTTAGTGTTTCTTTTTAATCTAATTCCCGACATTGAGGTCAATGACCAACATAAAATCGAAAACATCGACAAAATACCACTTATTcccaaaattgtttttatttttttttaatctgaagtAGTGCAAGATGAACAACACATTATGGTTGGTAATCAAATCAGTCTTTGTATGAAAGTAAAGTGTTGTACTCCTGTTGTTGGATGCTGGCGAGCATGCAGATGCATCCTGGAGAATGGGCGTAGACAGGATCATAACAGGATCAGTTAATTGGAGTCACAAATTCCCAGGGACACTAACTCAAAACAGCTGATCCCCAAAATCCgcccccctcttcctcctcccacaTCAGTATTCTCCAACTCGGacgccacccctcccccccaaaaaaatactccaAACAGGCAGAGATAATTAGAGGTGTAGGCATCTACGGAATGAGAGTGAGTGGGAGCTGCGAAACTTTCCGTGGGAAATAAATTGAGACCCTACCACAGTCTCACCTCAATGTCGTAGAGGAACTGGAAGTCGTTGGCTCTGCCGCTGGCAGCTTTCACGGCGTGGGCGAGTTCCACAGCACCTCGCCCTCCTTGCGCCCAGTGGTGGCATGGCACCGCGTCGGACGCCCCGCACTCTTTGGCGATCTGACACACGAGCTCTATCTCGGGCTGGGTGTCTGTCCTGAAAAATAGCAGCGATCTCTAGCCATGACAACAAAACGGCTAAAAAGTAGTGAAGGAATGATTCTTTTACTTGAAGACATTTAGCGCTACCACGACCGGAACTCCAAACAGATGAGCGATCTCGATCTGCTTTCTCAGGTTGCTGAGGCAGCCCTGTTTAACAAGAGTgagattctgcaaagaaaaagaaacagaaatgATCAATGAAGTGTTGTGAAAGTCGCATGCTTGAGTGCATattgtaattaatttttttgtgttttttgagattttaaaaaatgctgttgcaagaaaaaaaatgtaattttaaatgGACTAAGCAAAGAAATAATATGCAAAAGCACATTAGCTCGATCGGCGGAAGTGCTGTCTAAATATTTAACGGTACTGCATGTCTTCAGTAttgctcaaaattcacaaaacattcatttttcccCATTATACAAAAAAACCATACAAATCTTTTGTTTTACTCTCGACacagttaaaacaaaaatccgTACTTCCAATgtatattcagaaaaaaatgtttcaacgtTATTCTCAGACCAGTCTGAATGGATTTCTCAAACATTATAACCACCCTAATCatcatattttcttttcagtgtggccctAACAAATCCTTCCACCATCCTACTAATAACATATAACAACATATTTTAGAAATATTTATGACGTGGGAGTCTGGCTTAGACTGCCAGGCACATGAACTGCACATTGTTACACCCACGTTTGACCGCagcgtgtgcacgcgtgtgcacgcgtgtgcagCCATCCTAGCAGAGTCACACCTGGTCTCATAAATTCATTTCACCAGCTCTGTTTTGCCCCAACTACTTCTGGTTCTTGTTACAGGGTTGACAATTCAGCGACGCCGCTACATTATTTAGTCAGCTGAATCTGCCCTGGAGCGTACTTAATCCAAGCCAGATATGAGGATAACACCTCCTCCGCGTTACGGGAAAACCACATTCAAAGTTGGTTTCAGCTGTCAGTCAAGTCGCTACTCTTTATCGCATTAGCGGGCATAAGGAATGGATAAGGTGTCAGCGTGAAAAGAGGTGGAAGCAATGAAGTGTCAAGAAAGGCAactcccctcccaaaaaaaaaaggccaaattaccgtattttccgcactataaggcacttcagaGTATAAAGcataccttcaatgaatggtctatgGTCTAAACTGGTTTCATATATAGGATGCACcgtattataaggcacatagaaaagaagttttaaaaaagtggctgtggttgcattatgtgtccactagatggagatatgcgaaagggaatacaatacaatgcagctttatttctattgagccttcacaacagctgcagcaggaacaaagcgctttccaaaacatttaaaatactacgtcgaacaaatctgaatattgTTCCACTtataaggcgcatcagattataaagcgcacgtcggcttttgagaaatttgaatgtttttgtgtgcatcATATAAAGTGGAAACTACAGTAagtcagatttctttttttttttttagttatgtGGTACAGTTGAAATGCAACTCTTGCCACTTGAATTAAAAGCTGTTTTAAACTGTGCATGTGTACAAATGTCACAGGTGCATGAAAAAGAAAGCCAACTTGCAGCTGGGCTGCCAAACTACGTTACAGAAAGAAGTAAATGACTGATTCGTAATTGAAGTCTTGCCGCGCCTAACAAATTTAAGGAGCTTTAATTGGGCTGCAGGCATCCTGACCGTGGCCTAAATGGAATTAACAAGTGCCTACAAATACTTTTCTGCTTATTTACGTGTCAAGAAGAGAGGagatcggggaaaaaaaatgaaagtgtctCATACCTCGTCGATGTATTCTCTTGGAAGCGGCACACCGGCGGAtacctgaaaacaaaaataatcacgTGTTTTGAATTTGGGAGACATTTTGAAAGGTTTGGGTCAAATCATGACTTTCAAATTATTCAGAAACACAATGCGAAACGAAAGGAGCTTGTTATATACCGTTAAATCGTGAATTAGACGCACGCACGTATACTTTCCAATCAGAGTGAATAATATGAATTAATAAAGATTCAAAACATACAAAGATATCGTAAATGCTTTTCAATCCAGATTAaaaactgctttttttccccataaatgGGATTAAGGTTTTATAGTATTTCTTAAATGACATTTTGGAAAATCTTTGCACTCTCTATGCACTTtctgcatttgttgttgtttgttgttctttacTTTTAAATCTCTAAATCGGTTTGCTGCTGCTTAGCAATGTCATACTTTAAATTACAATTCGCTTCGTCCGCCCGGACAACTGCGGCGCAAAAATATAATTTGGTGTTTGCGTAACTTCAAATGAAATGACCGCTTAAAAAGGCTGTTGACAAAATGCCAGCGGGCAAAATGACACAATGGTGGTTTCTCGGTCTTATCATGTCAGTGGGTTGCCGGGGACTTACATGGGGGCCTCCGCCGTGCATCTTCAGAGCCCGAACGGTCGCAATTAGCACCACCACATTGGGCCTCAAGCCCGAAGTCCGGCATTTAATATTGAAGAACTTCTCCATCCCGATGTCCGCTCCAAAGCCAGCTTCGGTCACTGCAATGTGAGGCGCACGATTTTAGCCACAGAAGCTCGTAGACGTTGCTGGTTGATCATCTGGCCCACGATCGGGGAAATATTTGTAGCTTGGGTTTGAAATACATCTTTGTGACAGCAGTCCTAGGGATTTTTTGGGATACATTGCATATcgtatgcctgtgagtattgtccCAACTACAATTTGATGTTTGTAGTTGTTTTAAAACACATAATCATAACACATAAAACACTTGTTAAATGTGTTTGGAGTGTGCAGGAGAGGGGAAAACTATCtagaaaaagttgtttttttcccctctgtgttTATGTGTGGTCAATGACGTTTCACTGCGCCGTCTGAAAGAGTCACAGGGCCTCCCTCTGGTAAGGATGCCCTTACCCACCCGCCTTTTGAACCGGGCCAAGGAAAGCAAACATTGTACTCCACCTGGCATGGCGCCCTTGTTGAGATAAGCTTCCCTGGCTCAACTTGCATGCGCGTGCGCATGATAATGCTTGAACAACACTTGCTTGTTTGAGCTAATCTTGAACGAGTCCAGAGATGTATTTCAAAGCTACAACCAGTTCAATAGATGCTTGAGCAGGCCACGCCCATTTTCCCATTTATAGACTTTTCTCAGATGAGCTGAAAAGCAGGAAAAGTGGGAAGGGGCACTTtcacgaaaaaaaataatttccaaaatCTACTGACGAGCTTTCGGACAGTCAAAGTACAACACGAATCAGCCGCGGTGCTTGGCATCAGTTTTAAAGAAGCATGAATTGAAAGGATCAAGAAAATAAGCAAATTGTTGCATGCAGTTACCATTTGTTGCCTTGATGGGCTCTTTGTGACCACCGGACAAGACGGAAAGCCAATTCATCATGACTTGCTGAGAGTCACAGGAATAGCTGATTAATCTTCCCACGTAAAAGCTAAGTGAATTATTCATCTGGTCATCTAATGTTTTTGAGCCATGAAATGATAAACGGCTCCATTCTCCTTGTTATGACGAGGCATCAAACGTCCCGCCTAGTTTCTAAATGTCAACAAGTACGGCATTCGGCATGTAGGGCTGTAAGCATAATGAGCAAACGGCTAACATTTCAAATCGAATGAATGTGAACGCGCTGACGTGAATGGGAAGCATACTAGGAAACGCGGCACGTAAATCGGCGTGATTTGGTTAGGCGGCAGCGGGTTGGTCTCGTGGTGAGCGGGTTAGCAGTCCTCCCTGCGCTTCCTCCTACCTTCCCAGAAGATAGCTTTGAGATTCATTGAAGCTTGAATTGAACATAAGTGAGTTGTTTTCGTCTTTGTCGATGTTATGCGCAAGCTCTTGCAAATTTCCGTCTCTGGGTTACGACCTTGGGCAATCCCCAGAGACAGGATGGACATGACGGCGGATGCCATGCGaagggggaacaaaaaaaagaacaagcaaCTAGCAGCATCTACTTCCTGTTAGGCTAGTTTTCCATCATGAAATGTTAGCTTGTTGTATCGCGGTTCATCATTCGGTCATTGATTGGATTGGTAGACATTATAGCCCACCACAAATGGATCAAATATATAGTAGAGGGAAGATCCAGGTCAATACTAAAAATGTAACAAACAGCGAGAATGAGGGATTTCAGCCGACTGAGCGACTTCATTTAAGGTCGAGGTGACTTGAAAAATGATAACACAGAGCCCAATGAAGCGCGGCCATGAATTTGAACACCTCCACCCTCTTGCGTGCTTCAGCGAGTTCAACAAGAGTTCATTTTTCAACTCAGCTTTACAGGGTTAcgctaaaacaacaacaacaa contains the following coding sequences:
- the mthfd1l gene encoding monofunctional C1-tetrahydrofolate synthase, mitochondrial isoform X4; the protein is MNNSLSFYVGRLISYSCDSQQVMMNWLSVLSGGHKEPIKATNVTEAGFGADIGMEKFFNIKCRTSGLRPNVVVLIATVRALKMHGGGPHVSAGVPLPREYIDENLTLVKQGCLSNLRKQIEIAHLFGVPVVVALNVFKTDTQPEIELVCQIAKECGASDAVPCHHWAQGGRGAVELAHAVKAASGRANDFQFLYDIEMPIVEKIRTIAQKVYGADDIELSSEAVDKINDYDQQGYGSLPICMAKTHLSLSHMPDKKGAPTGFILPIRDVRASIGAGFIYPLVGTMSTMPGLPTRPCFYDIDLDPLTEEITGLF